From one Marmota flaviventris isolate mMarFla1 chromosome 1, mMarFla1.hap1, whole genome shotgun sequence genomic stretch:
- the Galnt15 gene encoding polypeptide N-acetylgalactosaminyltransferase 15 isoform X4, protein MRGRPSSSPSAPSGALWYLERWWPWTDITSKTLEPMILSCHCGVAKTLKCPSSLLNLTFKTCCQAWLCGGSVEILPCSRVGHIYRNQDTHSSSLDQEAILRNKVRLAEIWLGSFKETFYRHSPEAFVLRKAEKPDCTERLQLQRRLGCRTFHWFLANIYPEMYPSEHRPRFSGKLHNTGFGFCADCQTEGDILGCPMRLAPCSDSQQQQHLEHTSRKEIRAGSPQHLCFDVRREQVILQNCTEDGSAIHQQHWDFQENGMIVHILSGKCMEAVVQQNNKDLYLRQCDGKVSQLWRFDHIHPVDER, encoded by the exons GAGCCCTGTGGTATCTGGAGAGGTGGTGGCCATGGACAGACATTACTTCCAAAACACTGGAGCCTATGATTCTCTCATGTCACTGCGGGGTGGCGAAAACCTTGAAATGTCCTTCAAG cctcctgaacttgACTTTCAAAACCTGCTGTCAG GCCTGGCTCTGTGGTGGCTCTGTTGAAATCCTTCCCTGCTCTAGAGTGGGGCACATCTACCGAAATCAGGATACCCACTCCTCCTCCCTTGACCAGGAGGCCATCCTCCGGAACAAAGTCCGCCTTGCTGAGATCTGGCTGGGGTCATTCAAAGAAACCTTCTACAGGCACAGCCCAGAGGCTTTTGTTTTGAGGAAG GCCGAGAAGCCAGACTGCACTGAACGCTTGCAGCTGCAAAGGAGACTAGGCTGTCGGACGTTCCATTGGTTTCTGGCCAACATCTACCCTGAGATGTACCCATCTGAACACAGGCCCAGGTTCTCTGGAAAG CTCCACAACACTGGATTTGGCTTCTGTGCAGACTGCCAAACAGAAGGGGACATCCTGGGCTGTCCCATGAGGCTGGCCCCTTGCAGTGACAGCCAGCAGCAACAG CACCTGGAGCACACCAGCAGGAAAGAGATCCGCGCTGGCAGCCCACAGCACCTGTGCTTCGATGTCAGGCGAGAGCAGGTGATTCTTCAGAACTGCACAGAGGATGGCTCTGCCATCCACCAGCAGCACTGGGACTTCCAGGAG aatGGAATGATTGTCCACATTCTTTCTGGGAAATGCATGGAAGCTGTGGTTCAGCAAAACAATAAAGATTTGTACTTGCGTCAGTGTGATGGAAAAGTCAGCCAGCTGTGGCGATTTGACCACATCCACCCTGTGGATGAACGATGA